One Antennarius striatus isolate MH-2024 chromosome 9, ASM4005453v1, whole genome shotgun sequence genomic window, GTTATAGATTCAgtgattatattttcattaatattcTGAATCTTCACTGAAATGACAAGTACAGCATGTCCCTCTGAACGGACTACAGTAACTATAAGAAACTATAAAAGTACAATACTGGAGTAAATGTACTCAGTTTCACTCCACCTCTGGCCGTCATAGAtcattttcacaaacattttgtgACCATAGATCTGATGCTCCTTTTAAAACGTCTGTTTTCTCCATCATTCCTGATGTAGACATCTTTTGGTTTatcctgtgattttttttacgCTCCAGAACCTCTCAGCTCTTTATTGTGAGAACAGGAGAACCTGCTGGTCCGTTTGTTTACTGTCATTGAACATCTTCTCTGCTCCAAATaactcctcccttcctctctccctcaggGAGGCCCCacgcaggaggcggggcctggCAGCGGCGACCCCACCCTGCCTCAGGTCTACGCCCCTCCTCCCTCCTACCCCCCCACAGGACAAGGTCCGCCAACATCTGCGGGCAGATTGCCACCTCTTGACTTTAGCTCTGCACATGCCAGTTCAGAGTACCCTGAACACCCCCAACTCAGAGTCTATCAGGGCCCCCAGCTGGACGGGGCAGAAGCTCTGACATCAAGTAACACGGTAAGAGCAGTTTGCAAAAGGAATTCACACCACAAGTAGTTAGTGGCTCAATAAAACATGAGCCCCAGTGAGTTAACACGAGAAGACACCCCGGGGCTCCAGGTAACACCTCCACAGGTCGTATCAGAGGAACACGGCCGGATAGAGTTCCCCTCTATATTTAGGGACCCACTTACACGCTTGTGTCCATGTATGGGAATGCTGCACACACTCAGCGCAGCAAAGTGAGGGAGGAGGCAGCCAAGCTGAGATTTGTTTTTGAAAGGAAGTCCTCATACTTGTCTCCACTGCGTCTTATCTTGAAGCCAATAAACCAGATCAGCTTCCTATAGTATATTATAATGAAGTCTGTGTTGAACTGACAGCAGTCAGTGAGGAGCGTGAGGCTGACGTCTCATGTTTTTATCTCAAACaagaattcaaattaatttctgATGGTGGctctttaaaatataaaacatagattgactgaaggtgcgccttataatccagtgcgccttatagtgcggaaaatactgtatttaagattcatttgttatatttaactttttttgaaaatgaaaacataaacatCGTTTTCATAGGGACGTTCATCTATGGTTGTGTCCTTAAGTTCTTACTTCAACAGACGGAAGTCAGGGTAAACACAACCTCCTCAACCTGGCTCGAGTCTAATCTGAAGTCTCAAAAAGTGAATAAAGTGACAGCACGTGTCTTCATTTATCTGCAGTATCAGTTTGGAGTGACATATGTTCAGAACTTTTGTCTGGGCTGCCGTAACATTTGGTCCAGTCTATATGTCTACAGGATGAATAACTGATTTTTCCTGTAGAGCCTTCATCAAGTCAAACTAACACCACGATATTCTAATCAGTTTTCATCCTCGCGTTGTCACTATGAGCCTGTTAGCTTCTTAAGTAACATTTAGCTTACTTACCAAACAAACAGCTCCTGTATTAAGATACGGACACACTggagaattattttaaaatatgatttaatcaGGAAACAGCTTGGAATCTAAGTTCAGGTTGTGACCTTCATGTGtttataatgatggtgatgacgatgtGAAACTAGCGAAGCCTCTTTCAGACATGAAATCATCCACTAAGATCAGGACAGAGGTGTTTAGCTCTGTCCCTGCTGCAGCAcatctcttttcctcctctcattTTTGGTGTTTTGTGGCCCCatctatatattttattactaGAGCCCCGACATACTTGGGTCCACGCTGATTTTTGGAGGCAATTGAGTCGTCGCCATGGAAGGAGGGGGTCAAAAGGGGGAGACTGACCAGACGACCCCCTTTCCCCCCTTTGAAATATCGCTCAGGTCCAGAATCACATTTCTGCATCGTGACATGATTCCACCACCCAACTTTCCCAAACCCCTCCACTCTAGCTTGTctgtggactgtgtgtgtgtgtgtgtgtgtgtgtgtgtgtgtgtgtgtgtgtgtgtgtgtgtgtgtgtgtgtgtgtgtgtgtgtgtgtgtgtgtgtgtgtgtgtgtgtgtgtgtgtgtgtgtgtgtatggtattTGATGCTGTCTACAGTAGCTCGCCATGGCAAACCAGTGAAGCATAATCCCGTGGCCTGTGTATGTTCATGTTTGTGAAACGCTTCTCTGGATGAATGTGTCTTTACACCCTATTAATTACGCCCCTTTTAAAACGACCTTTAACCCTTGGCAGAAAAGCAGCACCGTGACCCCACACTGACTCTTATGGAACGTTAGGTTTTGATCTCTGCCCCCTTTGCtctccccaccactgtctcctTCTCAAGCTTTCTGCACACCGTCTCTGCCTTGTTgtactttggtttaattttcttcttcacGGCTGCACTGAGGCCTTTTCCACTTCCTGCCTCTTGGTACTAGTATGCTAATACCCCTTCTTTTCTGCATAAAGggttgtaatttttttccacatttcaatAATGTTCCTACCATCTATACTTTGCTTTTTTCCTGTCTGGTTTTGTCTAGTTCTAGTTCTAGTTCTGCTCTTTCTTTCACTGCTGAAGctcatctgatttttttttttcagatctttTCACTCTCATTTCTCTTGATTTTCTCAActtcttaatttctcttttgAACACATATTTAACATTTCTCTTTTGCGCTGGTTGACCAACACATACTTgtgcacacacgtgcacacactaGCCAGCATCGTGGTGCATTGTGATGTCATGAATGTTCTGGTTTTGGCACACTAGGCCTTGAATTTTTCTGCATGGGGCGATTTCATTACGTTAAATATGAGTAgagttttcatgtatttttccGATTATTGCACCTCTTTAGACAATATGATAATCTTTATAAGGCAATTTGGCACCATGTTGTCTATCAAAGGATCTTACATTTGATCTAACTCTCTTTGCTGCAGCTTGAGTGAACATAAATATCGTCGGTGTTCAATTGAAATTGAGTGAATTAGACTTCATACTCACCGACAGAGATTGAAAGACACCCCTTTTCATTCCTCCTCACATTTGCCTGAGAGGGATCACTGGTTGCTGAATGCTCTTTGGACTTTGGTTTGAATCACTTGACTTCATGAAAATGATCTTTGCCTAATGCCATATGATGCTTTTGCAACTGAGttttcacacaaacagaaatctcTGACAGCCGCTGCTGAGTTGTGGTTTCTGAACtgacatcattatttttttcttctttccctctttgCTTTTATACTGATGTCCTCTCCCTGTTTTCTCTTCATACCTATTCTCATCTCATTCAtactttctttccatttttgttttccttctttctgtttttgtttgttctttcacGTCCTCTTCCTTCTCGTCCATTTTTCTGCgtgcatcctctcctctctccataCCTTTCCTCTGTCAGGAGGACGCTTTGGCCCCTGTGACCTCTGATTCCCAGGCTCTGAGCGTCTCCGTATCATCAGGGGGcggagcaggaagtggaagtgATGAGGAGGGGTCAAGTAAAGCCCAACCAAAACGCCTCCACGTCTCCAACATCCCCTTCCGTTTCAGAGACCCAGACCTCCGCCAGATGTTTGGGGTATGAATGAATCACATATTATCCCCGTGCATCAACACAACTATTATGTGAAATCATCTGCTGCGTGTAAATATTATTAACATCTAAAGTTTTTATCCTGACATTTTCAGCAATTTGGCAAAATACTTGATGTAGAAATTATCTTCAATGAGAGGGGGTCAAAGGTGAGCATCGTAgacaatcgatcaatcaatttTTATAGCGAACAAAAACAGAGCATAAATAGATGCGACTCCACATCTTGGCAGGGTTTTGGGTTTGTCACCTTTGAGAGCGCAACCGAAGCCGATCGAGCAAGAGAGAAGCTAAACGGCACAATTGTGGAGGGGAGAAAGATTGAGGTGAGCGAGAATTTTATACTAATTGTTGATGCGCTATatgaataaaggttgattgattgatccctACCTTAATATTGTGGGTGATTATTCCCTTTATCATCTCTCCAGGTGAACAATGCCACTGCCAGAGTCGTGACCAAGAAGCCTCAGACACCTCTTGTGAACGGCGAAATTTCAAGTAAGATATTTCACAGGATTCTGGAAGGCCTGTTAATATCTGATGAAATTACAGCTTTTTTTGaagtttaatgtttttctgtgtagCTTCAGGATGGAAGATCAACCCTGTCATGGGGGCCATGTATGCACCTGAACTCTACACCGGTGAGTTCTTCATTGCAGAGCTGACATCACCAACATTTTACGGTTCCCTTTACTATTCCATGTCCTTTCAGTTGCCAGTTTCCCATACCCTGTagcaaccccaaccttggcctatCGGGGATCTGCGCTGCGAGGTCGAGGTCGAGCTGTCTACAATACAATTCGCTCTGCAGCAGCTACACCTGCCGCTGTCCCCGCCTATCCTGGGTAAGACTCTCCGTCAGAGCCTGTTTCACAATCCCTGGCAAATcttttaatactgtttatttgGTCATTTTCATCAGGGTGGTTTATCAGGATGGACTGTATGGAGCAGAAGTCTATGTAAGTTGTTGGAcaattaaagttattttaatgtCCCGCAGGTTTATTCATATGATTTGCATCTGTGCAGGGTGGCTATCCTGCAGCTTATAGAGTCGCACAGTCAGCATCAGCCGCTACAGCAACCTACAGTGATGGGTGAGCAAAGACCAACGCTCAGTCCCAATGTGTTTCagacaaataatattttacttcTGTGGTGACATACTAGAAGATTAAACTTGTCTAAAACCCTTGACTGATCGTGTTGTTTCTGCCCAGATACGGACGGGTTTACGCTACAGCTGCAGACCCCTATCATCACTCTGTTGGACCAACAACGACATATGGGGTTGGTACAGTGGTGAGTCTGAGCGCTCACAGCCTCTGCTGAAAGCTATCCTGTTACATGTGTGGTTGAGGACAGCTGGTCACACCTGGCGTACTGCTTCTGTCGACAGGCCAGTTTGTACAGAGGAGGATACAACCGCTTCACCCCGTACTGAGCCAGCTGCTGGACGGGGCGCTGATGACGTCGTCCCCCTTGTGACTGACCCACGGATGCTGCAGGATGGACAGCGACATCCTTAAACTTACCTCCTGTCTACATCACCACCTCTCCTCGAGAGACTAAACAGACTGAACCTGAACATACTGTAGGACCCGTTTTCTGCCTGTTTGACTGATGGAAACTCCTGGAAAAGGATGTTGTGTGATTTGTAGAGAGTTGCTTAAGTATCCTCTGATTTTAAAGACTCCGGATGTTGATAGGCGGCTCACACTCCAGAAGTGGTAGTTAAAATACTGTGAGAATGGCGTATGTGAGGGAATACTGTATCTCGAAAAACTGTACAAAAATTTTGAACTTTTGATGTTAAATTACTTATTTTTGATGGTAACTATTGACTAAATCTCTAGTCAatctctagtgtgtgtgtgtgtgtgtgtgtgtgtgtgtgtctgtgtgtgtgtatgagtgaggTCATTGGGTTAATTTCCCAGTCAAATGAGAGACAGCTGTGACACTTGTATCATCATTACAAGTACAGAACTGGTGTTTGTCTGGATTTgattgaaattatattttttgttttcttttgttttctttgcccTAACAATCTACCTCTCATACATTTTTAGCTTTCAGTACAACTGTGGTAATTGATCCCCTGCAGCTTCCAGTATCTGATCTTTACTTTTCATAAGTAGCACAGTATCTGTTTCTGCTTCATGTTACTTCTCCAGGGCAGTTTTACTTTTCTGAGTTACTTATTATGACACATTCACAGCTGGAGGTGCAGTGAGAATCTGTTACTACACACAGAGTATTAAAAGCCTTGCTCAAAAGGCTtccttctctcactctctcccttctcttctGTTCCAGTAGAACCCTGCGCGATTGcctttttcactctttttttcctgatgtcttttcctgtctgtctctctccttcctcaccCACAACTGTTGGATGTCTTATTGACCCGCGTTGATTATTGCTTTTTGGCCTAACCTTGTTTCTTCAGCAcccttttctgttgtgtttgataTTTACCTCTGAATAAaacttgttttctctttcttcttctcttcagttCTTCatagatttaaatttttatttttttccaacattGCCTTTTTTCATGTCTTCCTCTTCAGTGTCTCTgggctttttttctgtttctgtccaCTGGTTGTGACTCATCTGTCATGAAATTTGATGTCAAACTAGACACAGCCTCTGTCCCTCTAtttgtgtttcctttctttctatccatattttctgtttaattcaCTTGATTGTATCCTCTCTTCAgtcttttttgctgtttctcATACATTTACTGATTTCCTGTTTCTTCTTTCGTAGTAGGTAGTTTACCTTCACCAGCATAAGATTAGACTTTAATATTATTCTCTATGTATTTCTCTGAGTGCTTCTAACTTTTACCTATTTTTTGCTAATTTCTTCTCTGCCACACACAGTATAGGTACTAGGTCTATATTCAATTTCTTATCATTAACTTTTCTTTTATTAGCTTTTAGTAAACATAGAAACATTTCTGCTGCTTTCTCTGTTCTTCAGTAGCGAGTTCTTTATGGTTCCTTTTTGTCTAACAGGTCAACTTTGATAACAAATCTTTGTCAAATTGTTTACTTATCCAATTACATAGCTGTAAACTTCACAGTGACAAGGTATAAAGCTGTTAGTCCTTTGTACAATTATTCATTTAGATGACAATCAGAACTGTGACCATGGCCTTCAAGATGCGTCCTGTAAATTAAATGCTTTATTTCGATTCACGCCTTTCTTTCAAATCCAACCTCGATGGCTTCAACTTTCAACTGATTGCATGTTTCTTCAACACGGTCACTTGTTTTCCAGGCTTTTATTGAAGGCTTTACTCTTTTCTGCCTGTTGCCCAAGAACACTTTTGTTCCAACTGTTTAAGTGAATTTCACAACATCCAATACCTCaaaaataatgatataaaaatgtcaaaatgtaccTTTAAACTGAAATTTTTGTGTATCCTGGCAAACCTATAAGTCGAATGCTGTCACAGGTGCCTCTCAGTGACGTTTTACAATAAAAGTCCATAAGAACCTgaattttttatatttgcataATTTAGTAATTATTTGTACCTACAAATCAATCTTGCCAATATTTACTTCATGACAAATAACACTGGGTCTTCTATACTTCcaattttattagatttttgttttcaaaatatgcaaatttacAAAATGGCAGTTTATCATAGATGAGGCGGgaaggagaaaagggggagCAGATAAACCTTCAGCTGTTAGTGAGCTGTAACGTGAACTACTAAAGCATCGCAGGAGCAAATCAATACTTACTAGTGACTAGATGCACACAAAACGGTGGCGtaacaaaatggaaaaagataTGAAAGAGGAAATACTGAGAGGTTAGGGAGATGAGTAGGGTGGAGAGGGGGtgcagacaggaggagagggaagcATGCGGGGACAAGGAAAGATGAACAGACGTCCAAAATAATGAGAAGACGGGAGGGGAACTCGACAGAGAGGAGGTACGTGGGAGCTGTCAAATATCAAGGAGGGACTTGCAGAACTGATAGAGGTGTATGAAAACAATGGGAGGAGTAAAGACCGACAACAGGAGCTAGGCACCATAGAGAAATAAAACTTCCaaaattaaaatgcatcatAAATGGTTTGGGGTGAATCTTTCAGAGGTGAAATCTGAGACATCAGATGTATACACTACAATCAGGTATAAACAGAAATCTTCTGAAACCAAAGGCAACAACCAATCATCAGTCAAGCTCATAACATGGGAAGAATCCAAAAAGTGAAGTTCTTAGCATGGGAGCGCACACACCAGTACTTAAAGAGAAAAGTTGCCTAAAACTAAGAAGCAAGAAATAGTTGATGAGTTTCAAGGACGGGAGCATGATCCTGATACATTGAGGACTATGTTCACATGAAACTAGCTGGAACAGGAAAATGtctagaaaacaaaaaccaaaaagatTGATAACTGTATagtgaaagtttaaaaaaaaaaatcttgaggAACAAAGCAAATATACATAACCATcattcataaaacacaaaaactaaacCTGTATTATGTAGCAGAGACTAATTACTTTGGTGAGCAGAAACTTTCATTAGCAGTAGGTTAACATTTTCCACATCTGATTGTGAGGCTCCCATGTACTTTATCAGCTTGCATGGCTCAACTCCATTGGATCAAACCAAGAGAGTTGGATTGCTCACTATTGGCCCTCTCCGGCTGGCGTCTGGAGGTGGTTCACCCATTTGTCTCTCCGTGTGCCCCTGCAATGCAGCAGTACTACGAGCTACAAGAAGGATGAGAggtctgggtgtgtgtgaaggaaagGTTCAGGAGTGTGGGGAGGGAAAAGCAAAGAGGACAGGGGGTCAGGTAAATGAGTGGGAAAGAAAGAAGACATGTTCAGATCACTGTCATTACAAGAATTTTGCTGAATAatctgaattaaaaaacaaaaacaaaatagggTTTACAGGAACATTTAGTCACACTGGTGGAGCTTTGAGCTACGATGAAGCTGTTGGGGTACATCTGATGACAGTTCTGTTCATCGATTAGCTTAGCCTAGTACGAAACAAACTGCcaacacacagctgacattAAGCAGCTGACACAAAACCAACACCTTTCTACTCCAAAGTCACAATTTTAAAGACCAAATCCTTTTTTCTTTCGGCATTCAATTATACATATTCTCAAAATTGTATGAAGCCTGGATAATggggacaaagaaaagaaaaatcctcaCACTTACCCGTGTGGAAAATAAAATCCCTATAATATAcactaaaaataaatcacatcagTATTATACAATATTTTCTGTACAGACAAACTGATTGTACAGTAAGCTAGCACCCACTTGTGTTTAATTCACTTACAGACCTTTGACAGATCTGGTTCAAAATTTCTACGGCTGTAAAtaccttttaaaaaatttattcagATCAATGTTTTCAATATAAACACAACCATTAAATAGAAGAAAATCATAATATGGCGcaaagtattttaaatgttgtcaCGTTTGGAGATGGCAAGC contains:
- the rbfox1l gene encoding RNA binding protein fox-1 homolog 1-like; translated protein: MLSSPTVILQPYGLPVYPQTTTCYPSIVQGGPTQEAGPGSGDPTLPQVYAPPPSYPPTGQGPPTSAGRLPPLDFSSAHASSEYPEHPQLRVYQGPQLDGAEALTSSNTEDALAPVTSDSQALSVSVSSGGGAGSGSDEEGSSKAQPKRLHVSNIPFRFRDPDLRQMFGQFGKILDVEIIFNERGSKGFGFVTFESATEADRAREKLNGTIVEGRKIEVNNATARVVTKKPQTPLVNGEISTSGWKINPVMGAMYAPELYTVASFPYPVATPTLAYRGSALRGRGRAVYNTIRSAAATPAAVPAYPGVVYQDGLYGAEVYGGYPAAYRVAQSASAATATYSDGYGRVYATAADPYHHSVGPTTTYGVGTVASLYRGGYNRFTPY